In Candidatus Yanofskybacteria bacterium, the following proteins share a genomic window:
- a CDS encoding VWA domain-containing protein — protein MAYKIIPEGQMNFYYELRELIGVNFYDFLHTDWTVVQFKQANFTVWAAILLGAALLLKISWPYFRQRREKSYYEHSGYRFESRDKPGFWHRVLDLSPTTFILLASSCLLLAIADPYVLLSREVKSTQSREIIYLEDSSVSMGFKFKNQQISRAEIVRDFILKLIAERGDKNDRAAFIVYASNPYRIADFTTDTDSLLFSVENGPLVIADPDTPRIDFYKGMFIVKDFMAEPFGGESDLFLGLEAGSKLFDEKGDPKITQEIKKNPSIKRRSIIIATDGASSRDPEPQLKELAKRGIVPFLVYIDPDKDAERKIHGSDDAPQVKLPEQLLRQIRQYGGEYFIAANRPSLGQIRQRLDRLNPAVIAVKSLTVEQHIYRLPLVVSLVFYALAILTRLIFWKFQRVV, from the coding sequence ATGGCTTACAAAATTATTCCGGAGGGGCAAATGAATTTTTATTACGAACTCCGTGAATTGATTGGGGTTAATTTTTACGATTTTTTACATACCGACTGGACTGTTGTTCAGTTCAAGCAGGCGAATTTTACAGTTTGGGCCGCGATATTACTGGGAGCGGCTCTTTTGTTAAAAATATCGTGGCCCTACTTTCGTCAAAGGCGGGAAAAAAGTTATTACGAACATTCTGGATATCGTTTTGAGTCGCGTGACAAACCTGGATTTTGGCACCGAGTATTGGACCTTAGCCCGACAACATTTATTCTACTGGCATCGAGTTGTCTCCTGCTGGCCATTGCGGATCCTTATGTTCTTTTGAGCAGAGAGGTAAAATCTACTCAATCTAGGGAAATAATTTATCTTGAGGATAGTTCTGTTTCAATGGGTTTCAAGTTTAAAAATCAGCAGATAAGCAGGGCTGAAATCGTGCGCGACTTCATTTTGAAATTAATTGCCGAACGCGGGGACAAAAATGACAGGGCAGCCTTTATCGTTTACGCCTCCAATCCTTACAGAATAGCGGACTTTACAACAGATACCGACAGTCTTCTTTTCAGCGTTGAAAACGGTCCTTTGGTTATTGCCGATCCGGATACGCCAAGAATCGATTTCTACAAAGGGATGTTCATCGTAAAAGATTTCATGGCAGAACCATTCGGCGGCGAGTCTGATCTTTTTCTGGGTCTTGAAGCCGGAAGTAAACTTTTTGACGAAAAGGGCGACCCTAAAATTACCCAGGAAATTAAGAAAAATCCTTCAATCAAAAGAAGATCAATTATAATAGCTACGGATGGCGCCTCCAGCCGAGACCCGGAGCCACAGCTTAAAGAGCTGGCAAAGAGAGGCATTGTTCCGTTTCTTGTTTATATAGACCCCGACAAAGACGCGGAAAGAAAAATCCACGGAAGCGATGACGCACCGCAGGTAAAACTACCGGAACAACTGTTAAGGCAGATAAGACAATACGGCGGCGAGTATTTTATAGCCGCAAACCGACCGTCTCTTGGCCAGATCCGTCAGCGTCTCGACCGGCTCAACCCCGCAGTAATCGCGGTAAAAAGTCTTACCGTTGAACAGCATATCTATCGTTTGCCGCTGGTTGTTTCGCTTGTATTTTACGCCCTTGCGATATTGACCAGATTGATATTCTGGAAATTCCAGAGGGTGGTGTAA
- the mnmA gene encoding tRNA 2-thiouridine(34) synthase MnmA produces the protein MKVAKIKVYVAMSGGVDSSVAAALLKKQGHNVTGVFFKPWAPPASNYCNWEQDRRDAMRVASKIGIEFKTWDFSKEYEKEVVSYMINSYRTGTTPNPDVMCNKEIKFGLFLKKALAEGADYIATGHYIRKTERSKSHTADYVLRTAKDQNKDQSYFLWTLTQKRLKYCLFPIGDYTKPEVRKLAKKFGLPNHNKKDSQGVCFVGQLDMKEFLKNYIKPKPGNIILSETGKILGQHDSVFYYTIGQRHGLDIKDGQGPYFVVSKNIKKNIIYVAKQTGDKELLSKNTRVTKLSWVTDKPKLPAKVFVKIRYRSKSLPATITADGKGLTVSFKNPAKAVTPGQSAVFYRGQEALGGGIIK, from the coding sequence ATGAAAGTAGCTAAAATCAAAGTTTATGTGGCAATGTCGGGAGGCGTAGACTCTTCTGTCGCGGCTGCACTCTTAAAAAAACAAGGCCATAATGTGACTGGGGTCTTTTTTAAACCATGGGCTCCGCCAGCTTCCAATTACTGCAACTGGGAACAGGACAGGAGAGACGCCATGAGGGTGGCTTCAAAAATCGGCATCGAGTTTAAAACTTGGGATTTTTCAAAAGAATATGAAAAAGAAGTCGTTAGTTACATGATTAACTCTTACCGCACAGGCACAACCCCCAATCCCGATGTAATGTGCAATAAGGAAATCAAATTTGGCTTATTCCTCAAAAAAGCATTGGCCGAAGGAGCGGATTATATTGCGACAGGACACTATATCAGAAAGACAGAACGTAGTAAGTCACATACTGCGGACTACGTGCTACGTACTGCCAAAGACCAAAACAAAGACCAGTCTTACTTTTTATGGACGCTAACACAAAAACGATTAAAATATTGCCTTTTCCCAATTGGAGATTATACAAAGCCGGAAGTCAGAAAATTAGCTAAAAAATTCGGATTGCCCAATCACAATAAAAAAGATAGTCAGGGCGTTTGCTTTGTGGGCCAGTTGGATATGAAAGAGTTTTTGAAAAATTACATAAAGCCTAAACCGGGAAATATTATATTGTCTGAAACAGGTAAAATTCTTGGCCAGCATGACAGCGTTTTTTATTACACTATTGGCCAACGTCACGGTCTAGACATAAAGGACGGGCAAGGACCTTATTTTGTAGTCAGTAAAAACATCAAAAAAAATATTATTTATGTGGCCAAACAAACAGGTGATAAAGAACTCCTATCTAAAAATACGCGAGTTACAAAACTAAGTTGGGTCACCGACAAACCCAAATTACCCGCAAAAGTATTTGTTAAAATCAGGTACCGCAGTAAATCACTTCCGGCAACAATTACTGCCGATGGTAAAGGATTGACTGTGAGTTTCAAAAATCCCGCCAAAGCTGTAACGCCAGGCCAATCAGCCGTATTTTATCGTGGTCAAGAAGCTCTAGGCGGAGGAATAATTAAGTAG
- a CDS encoding 2,3-bisphosphoglycerate-independent phosphoglycerate mutase → MAENKKPLVLAILDGWGFNKKEVGNPIAMANKPTLDRLVSQFPMLLLQASGLAVGMTWGESGNSEVGHLNIGAGRVIEQYLSRINRAVKDGSFFVNDALTGAFDHARKNSGQVHLVGLLTSGTVHADFSHIVALLEFARQKTTLDVYLHLFLDGKDSGLQEAPALLEKLSLEITSKGCGKIATLIGRNFAMDRDNNWGSTERSYRLLTAGEGEMSDDYIKTVKNYYASGKNDSTMEAIVNAKSGFKIINENDAVIFFNFREDSMRQILKPFVEEGFSLFQKKDLKNVFICTMTKYSENPIAHVAFAPPIVINSLAEVLENNGMNQFHIAESEKYAHVTYFFNGLREQGFSKEVDVFIESDKNSPQEPAMKSKEIAEKVIGEINKNIYDFIILNFANADILAHTGDFKTVTKGIEAVDSALGLVVNKILELDGVMIVTSDHGNAESLVYRSSGEAETRHNDSPVPFYLVGQQYQTNKTTERIAQETSEIAGILGDIAPTILELMGISQPEEITGKSLLPLLVANTT, encoded by the coding sequence TTGATAGACTCGTCAGCCAATTCCCAATGTTGCTTTTGCAGGCATCTGGTTTGGCGGTAGGTATGACCTGGGGTGAATCCGGAAACAGCGAAGTTGGCCATTTGAATATTGGCGCAGGACGAGTTATTGAACAGTATCTTTCGCGCATTAACCGTGCGGTTAAGGACGGTTCTTTTTTTGTCAATGACGCATTAACCGGTGCGTTTGATCATGCCAGAAAAAACAGTGGACAAGTTCATCTTGTGGGACTGTTAACTTCCGGCACGGTGCATGCCGACTTTTCGCACATTGTTGCCTTGCTTGAGTTCGCCCGCCAAAAAACCACCCTGGATGTTTATTTGCATTTATTTTTGGACGGTAAGGATTCCGGTTTACAAGAAGCGCCAGCATTGTTGGAAAAACTAAGTTTAGAAATAACAAGCAAAGGTTGCGGCAAAATAGCAACTCTTATTGGGCGTAATTTTGCAATGGATAGGGACAATAATTGGGGCTCAACAGAGCGTTCTTATCGTTTATTGACTGCCGGCGAAGGCGAAATGAGTGATGACTATATAAAAACGGTAAAGAATTATTATGCATCGGGCAAGAATGATTCCACCATGGAGGCCATAGTCAATGCCAAGTCAGGATTTAAGATCATAAACGAAAACGATGCCGTTATTTTCTTTAATTTCAGGGAAGACAGCATGAGGCAAATTTTGAAACCGTTTGTTGAGGAGGGTTTTTCACTATTCCAAAAAAAGGACTTAAAGAATGTATTTATTTGTACCATGACCAAATATTCGGAAAACCCTATTGCTCATGTGGCGTTTGCGCCGCCAATAGTTATTAACAGTTTAGCAGAGGTGTTGGAGAATAACGGTATGAACCAGTTTCATATAGCCGAAAGTGAAAAATACGCCCACGTAACCTATTTTTTTAACGGTTTAAGAGAACAAGGATTTAGTAAAGAAGTTGATGTTTTTATTGAATCTGATAAAAATAGTCCGCAAGAACCCGCAATGAAAAGCAAAGAAATTGCTGAAAAAGTTATTGGGGAAATCAATAAAAATATTTACGATTTTATTATTTTAAATTTTGCTAATGCCGATATCTTAGCTCATACTGGTGATTTTAAAACTGTAACTAAGGGCATTGAGGCGGTTGATTCGGCGCTTGGTTTGGTTGTAAATAAGATTCTTGAATTGGACGGGGTTATGATCGTTACTTCCGATCATGGCAATGCCGAATCACTGGTTTACCGTAGTAGCGGTGAAGCGGAAACGAGGCACAATGATAGTCCAGTGCCGTTTTATTTGGTGGGTCAGCAATACCAAACCAATAAAACCACGGAAAGAATTGCTCAAGAAACAAGTGAGATAGCGGGCATACTCGGCGATATTGCGCCGACAATTCTGGAGCTAATGGGCATTTCCCAACCCGAAGAAATAACCGGGAAGAGTCTATTGCCGCTACTGGTAGCAAATACTACTTAA
- a CDS encoding DUF1059 domain-containing protein, with protein sequence MKTLTCKDLDPTLACDYKATGMDETEVMQNMMTHAREAHADKVGGLTDEQMTDMMTPHIKDEAAM encoded by the coding sequence ATGAAAACTTTAACATGCAAGGATTTAGATCCTACTTTGGCTTGTGATTATAAAGCCACGGGTATGGATGAAACAGAGGTCATGCAAAACATGATGACTCATGCCAGAGAAGCTCACGCCGACAAAGTCGGCGGCCTGACAGATGAGCAAATGACTGATATGATGACGCCGCACATCAAAGATGAAGCTGCGATGTAA
- a CDS encoding C39 family peptidase produces MKKYILFATIFILAVFAFISFKHLFWPTFSDFVKKQSLPEETRIVITQTPLVSPSGTIIDFAGINLAVPFSPQAPYADWSLPYQESCEETSAILVDKFYKNETITPEIADKEILKLVEWQKKRFGYYFHTTAKETSIMLREYFGYKKVDVLNDISIETIKSHILAGRPVIVPLAGQMAGNPYYRQPGPVYHMLVIKGVTKDGDFITNDVGTKRGQNYVYDDEVLFNAIHDAPTGGDGWDVANPEEYVKTGRKTIVVVYPN; encoded by the coding sequence ATGAAAAAATACATCTTGTTTGCCACAATTTTTATCTTAGCGGTTTTTGCGTTTATTTCCTTTAAACATCTATTTTGGCCGACTTTTAGTGATTTTGTTAAAAAACAAAGTTTGCCAGAAGAAACAAGAATTGTTATAACCCAAACTCCTTTGGTCTCACCTTCAGGAACCATTATTGATTTTGCTGGCATAAATCTTGCCGTGCCGTTTTCACCACAGGCACCATATGCCGACTGGAGTTTGCCCTATCAAGAGTCGTGCGAAGAAACTTCGGCGATTTTGGTGGACAAATTTTATAAAAATGAAACGATTACGCCCGAAATTGCAGACAAAGAGATACTCAAACTGGTTGAATGGCAGAAAAAGAGATTCGGTTATTACTTTCATACCACCGCAAAAGAAACATCAATAATGTTGCGTGAATATTTTGGTTATAAAAAGGTAGATGTCTTGAATGATATATCTATAGAAACCATTAAATCGCATATTCTGGCCGGCAGGCCTGTTATAGTGCCACTTGCCGGGCAAATGGCTGGAAATCCTTATTATCGCCAGCCTGGACCTGTTTATCATATGCTTGTAATCAAAGGCGTCACCAAAGACGGCGATTTTATTACTAATGACGTAGGAACAAAACGAGGGCAGAATTATGTTTACGATGACGAGGTTTTATTTAATGCAATTCACGATGCTCCTACCGGAGGTGACGGCTGGGATGTTGCAAACCCGGAAGAATACGTTAAAACTGGCAGAAAAACCATTGTCGTTGTTTATCCCAATTAA
- a CDS encoding lytic murein transglycosylase: protein MTQRVIILSVIMLLLAIFWPFSDTSADLQEEIDARNRQIEEIQRQIDEYQRQIDANSQKARTLSGEISSLNAQINKVQLEIKSLGIAIVQTGIETANTQEQIEIAQGKLNTHKIALAKYIRILYQADQENLTEVLLKHATLSNFFDNLKNLQDTQNNLRTTIVGTKDLKADLEQKEEALLSKKNDLEKLKNLEQAEKNTLDQTKNQKNKLLKDTKGQESKYQELVKKSQKDIQAIKDQIGYLIQNGISVEEAIKYGNLAAIGAGIRPAFLLAELEQESVLGGNVGKCYIIDKTSGSTRRITNGQIYTKGIHPTRDLALFLNITTELGKDPFQTPISCGSSWGGAMGPAQFIPSTWMGYREEVSRLTGHNPANPWSIEDAFVAAAAKLARDGADSKTRAGEIAASKRYYCGNSASTKSGCVNYANSVQRKAAIIEQNL from the coding sequence ATGACCCAAAGGGTTATTATTTTGTCAGTTATCATGTTGCTATTGGCCATTTTTTGGCCATTTTCAGATACCAGCGCCGACTTACAGGAAGAAATTGACGCGCGAAATCGACAAATTGAAGAAATACAGCGCCAGATTGACGAATACCAGCGACAGATTGACGCAAACAGTCAGAAGGCAAGAACTTTGTCCGGTGAGATAAGCAGTCTTAACGCCCAAATAAACAAGGTCCAACTTGAAATCAAAAGCCTTGGAATAGCCATTGTGCAGACCGGCATAGAAACCGCCAACACACAGGAACAAATTGAAATTGCTCAAGGCAAACTTAATACTCACAAAATTGCTCTGGCTAAATATATCAGAATACTTTATCAGGCTGACCAGGAAAATCTCACCGAGGTGCTTCTCAAGCACGCGACGCTCTCCAATTTTTTTGATAATTTAAAAAATCTACAGGACACTCAAAATAATTTACGGACAACAATCGTCGGCACCAAAGACCTCAAAGCTGACCTGGAACAAAAAGAGGAAGCTTTGCTCAGTAAAAAAAATGATCTTGAAAAATTAAAAAATCTTGAACAGGCGGAAAAGAATACTCTAGATCAAACAAAAAATCAAAAAAACAAGCTCTTAAAAGATACCAAGGGTCAGGAGTCAAAATACCAGGAATTAGTGAAAAAATCCCAAAAAGATATTCAAGCAATAAAAGACCAGATTGGATACTTGATACAAAATGGCATTTCAGTAGAAGAAGCAATCAAATATGGTAATCTTGCCGCCATAGGAGCAGGCATCCGTCCAGCTTTTTTACTTGCTGAACTTGAACAGGAAAGCGTGCTAGGAGGCAATGTCGGGAAATGTTATATAATCGACAAGACAAGCGGTTCTACGCGCAGGATTACAAATGGCCAAATCTACACTAAGGGCATACATCCAACAAGAGACCTTGCTTTATTTCTAAATATTACCACGGAACTAGGTAAAGATCCTTTTCAAACCCCTATTTCATGCGGCTCTAGTTGGGGAGGCGCCATGGGTCCGGCCCAGTTTATTCCGTCTACCTGGATGGGATATAGGGAAGAAGTATCCAGACTGACCGGTCATAATCCTGCGAATCCCTGGAGCATAGAAGACGCATTTGTTGCGGCGGCAGCCAAGCTTGCTCGCGACGGAGCTGACAGTAAAACTCGGGCCGGTGAAATAGCCGCATCAAAAAGATATTACTGCGGAAATAGTGCAAGCACAAAATCAGGTTGTGTCAATTATGCTAATAGCGTCCAAAGAAAAGCTGCAATTATTGAACAAAATTTATGA
- a CDS encoding bifunctional phosphoglucose/phosphomannose isomerase, which produces MLKEIIKNLPQQLDYEPLIENAGSFQKHDKYIICGMGGSNLATGIIKSWKPKLDIIIHRDYGLPDIKETELKDYLVIASSYSGNTEETISGFEEALARKLPLIVIATGGKLLELAQKNNVPYINFPSINNNPRFAIGYSIRATLKAMGEESILNDMSELVESLITEDYETIGKKLAEKLQDKMPLIYSSGTNAGLARYWKISFNETAKIPAFYNFVPELNHNEMVGFSGKLNQDFAFIFLDDPDDAPQIQKRITATKKIFEDRGFTILAASVTGPSLWHKSFASVLTAMWTSYFLAKDYGTDPSDISMIENFKKTNPIK; this is translated from the coding sequence ATGTTAAAAGAAATAATCAAAAACTTGCCGCAACAACTAGATTACGAACCGCTTATTGAAAACGCCGGCAGTTTTCAGAAACATGATAAATACATTATCTGCGGGATGGGCGGGTCTAATTTGGCGACGGGAATTATCAAAAGCTGGAAGCCCAAGCTGGATATTATTATTCATAGGGATTACGGATTACCAGATATTAAAGAAACTGAATTAAAAGATTATCTGGTTATAGCGAGTTCTTATTCAGGCAACACGGAAGAAACGATATCTGGTTTTGAAGAAGCTCTGGCGAGAAAATTGCCTTTAATTGTGATTGCAACGGGCGGCAAATTATTGGAACTAGCGCAAAAAAACAATGTCCCATACATTAATTTTCCTTCAATTAATAATAATCCGCGTTTTGCGATTGGCTATAGTATTAGAGCAACACTTAAAGCTATGGGTGAAGAATCTATACTGAATGATATGAGCGAACTGGTCGAATCTCTTATTACTGAAGATTATGAAACAATAGGTAAAAAATTGGCAGAAAAATTACAAGATAAAATGCCTCTCATTTATTCTTCAGGGACAAATGCCGGATTGGCAAGGTATTGGAAAATCAGTTTTAATGAAACGGCTAAAATTCCGGCATTTTATAATTTTGTGCCGGAGCTAAATCATAACGAAATGGTAGGATTCAGCGGCAAATTAAACCAAGATTTTGCTTTTATTTTTCTTGATGACCCCGACGATGCACCCCAAATTCAAAAAAGAATAACGGCAACAAAGAAAATTTTTGAGGATAGGGGATTCACTATTCTGGCGGCCAGTGTTACCGGCCCGTCTTTGTGGCACAAATCATTCGCTAGCGTACTGACCGCCATGTGGACCTCGTACTTTCTTGCCAAAGACTACGGCACAGACCCCAGTGATATTTCTATGATTGAAAATTTTAAAAAAACAAACCCAATAAAATGA
- a CDS encoding co-chaperone GroES codes for MKIKPLGDRVLIEPLYEEKKKGGIILPETVDKERPEKGRIIAVGSGRMDESGKKIQMNVKKGDKVLFTKYGPDEIKIDSKEYLIAKEENILAIIE; via the coding sequence ATGAAAATTAAACCATTGGGAGACCGCGTTCTAATAGAACCGCTTTATGAAGAAAAAAAGAAGGGCGGGATTATTTTACCTGAAACCGTAGACAAGGAACGACCGGAAAAAGGCCGAATAATTGCAGTCGGATCGGGACGCATGGATGAGAGTGGCAAAAAAATTCAAATGAACGTCAAAAAAGGCGACAAAGTTTTATTTACCAAATACGGACCCGACGAGATTAAAATTGACAGCAAGGAATACTTGATAGCAAAAGAAGAAAACATATTAGCGATTATAGAATAA
- a CDS encoding VWA domain-containing protein: MSYIQYWLENLYFSEPIYFSFFNLLRLLVAIIIATLILKVIYRPKKSKYSKYKLFGKDLSLIVVLAVCGLSVIALAGPRINKGVKLTPGGNIDVGFIVDHSFSTKTDDIGEKTRLYIMKASIAEFVDGGTLKQGDRVTLFIFGTHSVWRMPLSDDFNVFRSQLAEISHPSVYQEDSQLNTNMANAIEHVSKSMDKQDGFFKKSAGSTGGSWFKNNRIMFLFSDGDDNDGGNLNPGIRELNKRKIKIYSIGVGTKNGKKTVIEAYDPNDYNKTVKTTIQTGLKTQRLNEIAVKTGGELYAIDSTATVSGVQGFLKNAVNTNRTFTPRLVAFSESKNVWWEILALPGVVLLLLIIKIL, translated from the coding sequence ATGAGCTACATTCAATACTGGCTTGAAAATTTGTATTTTTCAGAACCAATCTATTTTTCTTTTTTTAATCTTTTGAGGCTGCTGGTGGCGATAATTATCGCCACTTTAATTCTCAAGGTTATTTATCGACCCAAAAAGTCAAAGTATTCAAAATATAAACTTTTTGGCAAAGATTTGTCCCTGATTGTGGTATTGGCCGTTTGCGGCCTATCTGTAATCGCCTTGGCAGGCCCAAGGATAAACAAGGGCGTAAAATTAACTCCAGGCGGTAACATTGATGTTGGGTTTATCGTAGATCACTCGTTTTCTACAAAAACAGATGATATTGGGGAAAAAACACGGCTGTATATTATGAAAGCATCAATTGCCGAATTTGTTGACGGCGGCACGCTTAAACAGGGAGATAGGGTAACATTATTTATCTTTGGAACACATTCCGTCTGGCGGATGCCGCTTTCCGATGATTTTAATGTTTTCAGGTCGCAACTGGCGGAAATTTCACACCCGTCAGTTTATCAGGAAGATTCGCAGCTTAATACCAATATGGCAAACGCGATTGAACACGTGTCTAAATCCATGGATAAACAGGACGGTTTTTTTAAAAAGAGCGCCGGTTCTACCGGCGGTTCATGGTTTAAAAATAACAGGATCATGTTTTTGTTCAGCGATGGGGATGATAACGACGGGGGAAATCTGAATCCAGGAATTAGAGAGTTGAATAAAAGAAAAATAAAAATTTATTCAATTGGTGTAGGCACAAAAAACGGCAAAAAGACGGTTATCGAGGCTTACGACCCAAACGATTACAACAAAACCGTAAAAACAACCATTCAAACCGGTCTTAAAACACAGCGCCTGAACGAAATAGCGGTAAAAACAGGCGGCGAGCTTTACGCCATTGATTCCACCGCCACAGTCAGCGGTGTTCAAGGTTTTCTCAAAAATGCGGTTAATACAAACCGCACCTTTACACCGCGCCTGGTTGCTTTCAGCGAAAGTAAGAATGTCTGGTGGGAAATTTTGGCCTTACCCGGAGTCGTATTGCTATTGCTGATAATAAAAATCTTGTAA
- the groL gene encoding chaperonin GroEL (60 kDa chaperone family; promotes refolding of misfolded polypeptides especially under stressful conditions; forms two stacked rings of heptamers to form a barrel-shaped 14mer; ends can be capped by GroES; misfolded proteins enter the barrel where they are refolded when GroES binds) — MPKQIQYKEQAREALKRGVDKIANAVKVTLGPKGRNVVLDKGFGTPTITKDGVTVAKEIELKDKFENIGAELIKEVASKTGDIAGDGTTTATVLAQAIVAEGFSAVNSGANPMVLKRGIDKAVEWVTKQLKTQSVKVKGYEKIKEVATISANDPELGKLVADVFQKVGKDGVVTVEESQTFDMTTELVEGMQFDRGYISPYMITSPERMEAVYEDPYILITDKKISSIHDIIGLLEKLSKAGKRDLVIVAEDVDGDALATLVVNKLRGNFNALALKAPGFGDRKKEMLEDIAIVTGGQLIAEEKGIKLESVDLAMLGRAHRVVADKDKTVIVGGKGKKQEIDKRVVNIKNQITKTTSEFDKEKLQERLAKLTGGVAVIRVGAVTETELKEKKFRIEDAIAATRAALEEGIVAGGGIALFETAKELTPQTAKVAEFGDEAKGVAIVKAVLEKPLRAIAENAGKDSNEVIQKVMSLQSGLGFDANKGEYVDMIKSGIIDPLKVVRTALTNAASVASLILTTEAIVTDLPEPKEEKMPPISPEY; from the coding sequence ATGCCCAAACAGATACAATACAAAGAACAGGCACGCGAGGCTCTTAAGCGCGGCGTTGATAAAATAGCCAACGCTGTAAAAGTGACTCTTGGCCCAAAAGGCCGCAATGTCGTTTTGGACAAAGGTTTTGGAACACCGACCATCACTAAGGACGGCGTAACTGTAGCAAAAGAAATAGAACTCAAGGATAAATTTGAAAATATCGGCGCCGAACTTATAAAGGAAGTTGCTTCCAAAACCGGTGATATCGCCGGTGATGGCACGACTACGGCAACAGTTTTAGCACAAGCGATCGTGGCCGAGGGTTTTAGCGCGGTCAATTCTGGAGCTAATCCGATGGTGCTCAAGCGCGGCATAGATAAGGCTGTAGAATGGGTTACAAAACAGCTTAAAACCCAAAGTGTAAAGGTAAAAGGGTATGAGAAAATAAAGGAAGTGGCAACAATCTCGGCAAATGACCCGGAACTGGGCAAGCTAGTCGCCGATGTTTTTCAGAAAGTCGGTAAGGACGGGGTAGTTACTGTTGAAGAATCACAAACATTTGATATGACAACCGAACTAGTGGAGGGAATGCAATTTGACCGTGGCTACATCTCGCCCTATATGATAACCAGCCCTGAAAGAATGGAAGCGGTTTATGAAGACCCGTATATTTTAATAACAGATAAAAAAATCTCGTCTATCCATGACATTATTGGGCTACTTGAAAAACTCTCTAAGGCCGGCAAGCGTGATTTAGTGATTGTTGCTGAAGATGTGGATGGTGATGCCCTTGCCACGCTCGTAGTCAATAAACTACGCGGCAATTTTAACGCCCTAGCGTTAAAAGCCCCGGGATTTGGCGACCGCAAAAAGGAAATGCTTGAAGACATCGCCATCGTTACAGGCGGCCAACTAATAGCAGAAGAGAAAGGAATAAAACTGGAATCAGTTGATCTGGCCATGCTAGGGCGAGCTCATAGGGTTGTAGCCGATAAAGACAAAACAGTCATTGTTGGAGGCAAAGGAAAGAAACAGGAAATAGACAAGCGAGTTGTTAATATCAAGAACCAAATCACCAAGACAACTTCAGAATTTGATAAAGAAAAATTGCAGGAACGTTTGGCAAAACTTACCGGTGGCGTAGCAGTAATACGCGTTGGCGCCGTAACGGAAACAGAACTGAAAGAAAAGAAATTCAGAATTGAGGACGCAATTGCCGCGACGCGCGCAGCGCTTGAGGAAGGCATTGTCGCCGGTGGGGGAATCGCGCTTTTTGAAACAGCCAAAGAACTTACGCCGCAAACGGCAAAAGTTGCCGAATTCGGCGATGAAGCCAAGGGCGTGGCTATTGTCAAAGCGGTGCTTGAAAAACCATTGAGAGCAATTGCTGAAAACGCCGGCAAAGATTCAAATGAAGTAATCCAAAAAGTCATGTCGCTCCAATCGGGACTAGGCTTTGACGCCAACAAAGGCGAATATGTTGATATGATAAAATCGGGCATCATTGATCCGCTTAAAGTAGTTAGAACAGCGCTTACTAATGCGGCCTCGGTTGCGTCGCTGATATTAACCACAGAAGCTATTGTAACCGACCTGCCTGAACCCAAAGAAGAAAAAATGCCGCCGATATCACCGGAATACTAA